The Methanothrix soehngenii GP6 genome has a window encoding:
- a CDS encoding pentapeptide repeat-containing protein, protein MSWQSLAFAIVLAMALVSLGGAQQSLPAQKILSQIAAGQPVHYDGIAITGDLDLSTLPGAQIPAAFALFNCTIPDASFEGITFAEDAFFWGSSFGNASFQGATFLGRADFANTSFRQASFAGCTFYQPALFGGALFENDLSFEDTAFGLDASFHDVRFLGRVDFNYSDFDSYSYFAAAEFSEDAFFSDVDLSATSDFSAATFSGQANFIRSRLNEPYFGDVLFSGPAQFGMARFSGLTSFGGAVFADEAGFGLARFSDAAYFSGAHFQDLALFGLARFEDIVTFQDTRFDGDLNFKSGSITSLLFDEAELKEGSRIILNDTEINLFRAHWKEIQDHVAWQPGAYLALVENYRRLGWLEDEDDCYYQYRKLDQASKGWGWSKIIDILAWLSCGYGVRPSYAVVWSLVTILIFGLVFWIGDGIRRSSKPLSGPVEKDSIPERATLRNALFFSTMIFLSQGPIDFLPVGRHRYYVMLEMILGWLLLALFLVTLGKVMIR, encoded by the coding sequence ATGTCCTGGCAGTCTCTCGCATTCGCCATTGTTCTGGCGATGGCATTGGTATCCCTGGGCGGCGCCCAGCAGTCTCTGCCCGCCCAGAAGATCCTATCCCAGATTGCGGCTGGGCAGCCGGTCCATTACGATGGCATTGCCATCACCGGCGATCTCGATCTATCCACATTGCCCGGAGCACAGATCCCGGCAGCATTCGCACTTTTCAACTGCACCATCCCCGACGCCTCCTTTGAGGGAATTACATTTGCAGAGGATGCCTTCTTCTGGGGAAGCTCCTTTGGCAATGCCAGCTTCCAGGGGGCCACATTCCTGGGCCGGGCGGACTTTGCCAATACCTCTTTCCGCCAGGCCAGCTTCGCAGGCTGCACCTTCTATCAGCCGGCGCTCTTCGGTGGAGCGCTGTTTGAGAACGATTTGAGCTTTGAGGATACCGCCTTCGGCCTGGATGCCTCCTTCCATGACGTCCGCTTTCTGGGGAGGGTGGACTTCAACTACTCCGATTTCGATTCCTATTCCTACTTCGCAGCAGCAGAGTTCTCAGAAGATGCCTTCTTCTCCGATGTCGACCTTTCCGCTACCTCGGACTTCTCTGCTGCCACATTCTCCGGCCAGGCCAACTTCATCCGCTCCCGCCTGAATGAGCCCTATTTCGGAGATGTCCTATTCTCCGGTCCAGCCCAGTTTGGCATGGCTCGTTTTTCCGGCCTCACCTCATTTGGCGGGGCGGTATTCGCCGATGAGGCGGGCTTCGGCCTGGCCAGATTTTCCGATGCCGCCTACTTCTCCGGTGCCCACTTTCAGGACCTGGCCCTCTTCGGCCTGGCCAGGTTCGAGGACATCGTAACCTTCCAGGATACCCGGTTCGATGGCGACCTCAACTTCAAATCCGGATCCATCACCTCTCTGCTCTTCGACGAGGCAGAGCTAAAAGAGGGCTCCCGCATCATCCTAAACGATACTGAGATCAACCTCTTCCGGGCTCACTGGAAGGAGATCCAGGATCATGTGGCCTGGCAGCCGGGAGCATACCTGGCCCTGGTGGAGAACTACCGCCGGCTGGGCTGGCTGGAAGATGAGGACGACTGCTACTACCAGTATCGAAAGCTCGATCAGGCCAGCAAGGGCTGGGGCTGGTCAAAGATCATAGATATCCTGGCCTGGCTCTCCTGCGGCTATGGAGTGCGGCCAAGCTATGCCGTGGTATGGTCTTTGGTTACTATTCTGATCTTCGGCCTGGTCTTCTGGATAGGGGACGGCATCCGTCGCTCGTCCAAACCCCTGAGCGGGCCGGTGGAGAAAGACAGCATCCCCGAGCGGGCTACATTGCGAAATGCACTCTTTTTCAGCACCATGATCTTCCTCTCCCAGGGCCCCATCGACTTTCTGCCCGTGGGCAGGCACAGGTACTATGTGATGCTGGAGAT
- a CDS encoding DcrB/PsbP domain-containing protein, protein MIFTINNKLLAIILAALNLALLGCAYGSIDSSLNGSIQAQSEPLDTSGALDLSDLDEWLFYENYDYGFELIYPADWIEQEAEANDQGMIVGFLAPGEDVDNPTVYLLLQNEELPAGQDVTLEVYSQAALGVLNDIMPDLQILTESDITINEVPAHAIVYSLESEGVTFRVLEAWTVIDEYAYIFTYKAPDEVYDQFAEDAADIIDSFDADLFARIPESSGPLEEAAENESLNETSKLMEQNTSVVL, encoded by the coding sequence GTGATCTTTACGATCAATAATAAGCTTCTAGCCATAATTCTAGCAGCACTGAATCTGGCGCTGCTTGGTTGTGCTTACGGTTCTATTGACTCCTCTTTAAATGGCAGCATTCAGGCCCAGAGCGAGCCTCTGGACACCTCCGGGGCCCTGGACCTCTCCGACCTGGATGAATGGCTGTTTTATGAGAACTATGACTATGGATTTGAGCTGATTTATCCGGCAGATTGGATCGAGCAGGAGGCCGAAGCCAATGATCAAGGAATGATCGTGGGCTTCCTGGCCCCTGGAGAGGATGTCGATAATCCGACGGTATATCTGTTGCTCCAGAACGAAGAGCTTCCCGCGGGGCAGGATGTAACCCTGGAAGTGTATAGCCAGGCAGCGTTGGGAGTTCTCAATGACATCATGCCAGATCTCCAGATCCTGACCGAGAGCGATATCACAATCAATGAAGTGCCGGCTCATGCCATAGTGTATAGCCTGGAAAGCGAGGGTGTGACATTCAGAGTCTTGGAGGCCTGGACTGTGATTGACGAGTATGCTTATATATTCACATATAAAGCTCCTGATGAGGTTTATGATCAGTTTGCCGAAGATGCCGCCGATATCATAGACTCCTTTGATGCTGACTTATTTGCTCGAATCCCTGAGAGCTCAGGACCATTGGAGGAAGCGGCTGAGAATGAGAGCCTGAATGAGACGTCGAAGCTGATGGAACAGAACACCAGCGTTGTCCTGTAG
- a CDS encoding NosD domain-containing protein — MEALLFRAGSSHVLHSVALIGVDTGSGRPVIDANGSSSAITLRANGTRIEGFNLTGSGGCGCGNAGIFIDSSDNIILNNILYKNRYGIYIEEGATNNTIHSNDFLENRVAANDTVGNRWSMEMKEEGLMGLLKGAKIIGNHYSDYDEPGEGCNDTNSDGFCDEPRTIGNGPGIDEHPLVAPIIAGQKESSYTY; from the coding sequence GTGGAAGCCCTGCTCTTTAGGGCGGGGAGCAGTCACGTCCTGCATTCAGTAGCTCTGATAGGCGTAGATACCGGCAGCGGACGGCCAGTGATAGATGCCAACGGATCGTCGAGCGCCATCACATTGAGGGCCAATGGAACGAGGATTGAAGGCTTCAACCTGACCGGCTCAGGAGGATGCGGATGCGGAAATGCCGGCATATTCATCGACTCTTCTGATAACATCATCCTGAATAATATCCTCTATAAGAATAGGTATGGCATTTACATTGAGGAAGGGGCGACGAACAATACCATCCATTCCAATGACTTCCTGGAAAACAGGGTCGCAGCAAACGATACTGTTGGCAACCGGTGGAGCATGGAGATGAAAGAGGAGGGGCTCATGGGACTGCTGAAGGGCGCAAAGATCATCGGAAATCATTATAGCGATTACGACGAGCCAGGCGAGGGCTGCAATGATACCAATTCGGACGGCTTTTGCGATGAGCCCCGGACGATAGGGAATGGGCCGGGGATCGACGAGCATCCGCTGGTCGCTCCCATAATAGCTGGTCAAAAGGAATCTTCATATACTTATTGA
- a CDS encoding IS110 family RNA-guided transposase translates to MDSDKEIVCGADIHRDFLIATMISRSGLKLQERFNMNQDGLLAFRSWIINHRCQRLAVESTGGFWYPIFTILEGHVEFILANAYQIRNIEHKKTDKLDSERIAIYCLNNLITPSRIYPKDYRDLRSITRARETLVNARSKIKNQIHQSLSTCCIKLSSVISDSFGKSGRYIIDRLLEGKTIDQIISGIPSKRIRKKEDELREAIKNGLDPVQVFLIKANLDVIDDISKKIKILEAEIAEKVKPFEDDLKIILSVPGVGFISAATIIAEMGDYRDFPSADKMAKYFGIVPSVYQSAGKLRTGKITKTGSKHMRRILVEVAKAISRTKKNSRLMRFFQRILARCGKKNIATVALARKVLCIIYHLLMNHENYQEPEVTKTKPKIPSSVSPIRMMDIDEMIKIISQAGYLVEKDLKEGCG, encoded by the coding sequence ATGGACTCAGATAAGGAAATAGTTTGCGGAGCAGATATCCACAGGGATTTTCTTATTGCTACAATGATATCCCGAAGTGGATTGAAGCTCCAAGAACGTTTTAATATGAACCAAGATGGCCTCTTGGCATTCAGATCCTGGATAATAAACCACAGATGCCAGAGGCTGGCTGTAGAATCCACGGGAGGTTTTTGGTATCCTATCTTCACCATTCTAGAAGGTCATGTCGAATTTATCCTGGCCAATGCATATCAGATCCGGAATATTGAGCACAAGAAAACCGATAAACTTGATTCGGAACGAATCGCGATATATTGTCTCAATAATCTCATCACGCCCTCCAGAATCTATCCAAAAGACTACCGAGATCTAAGAAGCATAACTCGTGCTCGTGAGACACTGGTCAATGCAAGGTCCAAAATCAAGAACCAGATTCATCAATCACTTTCGACCTGCTGCATCAAGCTCTCCTCAGTCATATCCGACTCTTTTGGCAAATCTGGAAGATATATCATTGATAGGCTTCTGGAAGGAAAGACGATCGATCAGATCATATCTGGAATACCTTCGAAGAGGATTCGGAAAAAGGAGGACGAACTCAGAGAAGCCATCAAGAATGGATTAGATCCCGTTCAGGTATTTTTGATCAAGGCAAATCTTGATGTCATAGATGATATTAGCAAGAAGATAAAAATTCTGGAAGCTGAGATCGCCGAAAAAGTCAAACCCTTCGAGGATGATTTGAAAATTATTTTGTCTGTTCCAGGTGTTGGATTCATTTCGGCAGCTACCATTATTGCAGAAATGGGAGATTACAGGGACTTTCCGAGTGCGGATAAGATGGCAAAGTACTTCGGTATTGTGCCTTCGGTCTACCAATCGGCAGGGAAGCTGCGAACTGGGAAGATCACTAAGACGGGATCTAAGCATATGCGAAGGATCTTGGTGGAAGTTGCAAAAGCCATATCCAGGACCAAGAAGAATTCAAGGTTAATGAGATTCTTCCAGAGGATATTGGCGAGGTGCGGAAAGAAGAATATTGCAACCGTTGCGCTCGCCAGAAAAGTGCTCTGCATCATCTATCATTTGCTTATGAATCACGAGAATTATCAAGAACCAGAGGTCACGAAAACCAAACCAAAAATTCCCAGCTCTGTTTCGCCCATAAGAATGATGGATATCGACGAGATGATAAAGATCATCAGTCAGGCAGGATACTTGGTGGAGAAAGATTTGAAGGAGGGATGCGGATGA
- a CDS encoding helix-turn-helix domain-containing protein — translation MLKAYKFRLYPTKSP, via the coding sequence ATGCTTAAGGCTTACAAGTTCAGGCTTTATCCCACAAAGAGCCCATGA
- a CDS encoding tetratricopeptide repeat protein yields the protein MTEDDGSSGESLYLRGDYEEAVAAWERSEKGTEGFEHHYWKGVALRKLGRNEEAVCALEKALSLNPESADAWRNHAVALNQLDRGADALKSCQKALAIDPDNPRTWIVRGFALHILGRFEEAVESYARAIELNPLGPDGRRAWNNRGAALDNLHRHEEAIESYEEAIMIDPFDIYPWNNKGVSLSALGRQEAAVVCFRKAIEIDPEYAVAWKNLAVAYRSLHRDQEAEEAARIARDLGLS from the coding sequence ATGACAGAGGATGATGGATCAAGCGGAGAGAGCCTCTATCTGCGGGGAGATTACGAGGAAGCGGTCGCTGCCTGGGAGCGATCAGAGAAGGGAACGGAAGGATTTGAGCATCATTACTGGAAAGGTGTAGCTCTGCGCAAGCTTGGCCGTAATGAAGAGGCAGTGTGTGCCCTGGAGAAGGCCCTCTCCCTGAATCCTGAGAGCGCGGATGCCTGGAGAAACCATGCAGTGGCACTAAACCAGCTTGATCGTGGCGCTGATGCCCTTAAATCATGCCAGAAGGCTCTGGCCATCGATCCTGATAATCCACGGACCTGGATTGTCAGAGGCTTTGCCCTTCACATCCTCGGCCGGTTCGAGGAGGCGGTGGAGAGCTATGCCCGGGCCATCGAGCTGAATCCCCTTGGACCGGACGGGAGGAGGGCCTGGAACAATCGAGGAGCTGCCTTAGACAACCTGCACCGGCATGAGGAGGCCATAGAGAGTTATGAGGAGGCGATAATGATCGATCCATTCGACATCTATCCCTGGAATAACAAAGGAGTCTCCTTATCAGCCCTTGGCCGACAGGAGGCGGCGGTGGTATGCTTCCGGAAAGCGATCGAGATCGATCCTGAGTATGCAGTTGCCTGGAAGAATTTGGCAGTAGCCTACCGATCATTGCATCGCGATCAAGAGGCAGAAGAGGCTGCTCGCATCGCCCGCGATCTGGGGTTGAGCTGA
- a CDS encoding NTPase, translating into MALRIAVTGSPGVGKSTLVAKVTSGTKLRVGGVLARDRRYKDRRTGFELLDLSTGMVGILADESGDGPQLGKYRVHLDDLDLIGAQAVENALGCDLIVVDEVGPMELSSHSFVLAVEKAIASPKPMLVVLHQWSNHRLAKKIRGSFRVLTVTRENRDSLADEIAKALKSG; encoded by the coding sequence ATGGCCCTTAGAATTGCAGTCACTGGCAGCCCAGGCGTCGGCAAATCAACTCTGGTGGCAAAGGTGACCTCCGGGACGAAATTGAGAGTTGGCGGGGTGCTGGCCAGAGACAGGCGCTACAAGGATCGGCGAACTGGCTTTGAGCTTTTGGACCTATCCACCGGAATGGTGGGGATACTGGCCGACGAGTCCGGGGACGGTCCGCAGCTGGGAAAGTACCGGGTCCATCTGGATGACCTGGACCTGATAGGAGCGCAGGCGGTGGAAAACGCTCTTGGCTGCGATTTGATAGTGGTGGATGAGGTGGGTCCCATGGAGCTTTCCAGTCACAGTTTCGTCCTTGCGGTGGAGAAGGCCATTGCCTCACCCAAGCCCATGCTGGTGGTGCTGCACCAGTGGTCCAACCACCGCCTGGCAAAGAAGATCCGGGGATCCTTCCGGGTATTGACAGTAACCAGGGAAAACAGGGATTCTCTGGCCGATGAGATTGCCAAGGCCCTGAAATCGGGGTGA
- a CDS encoding toprim domain-containing protein, with protein MKGSVRDREREECKEKGTYDLEALEELLAALVEASGQGAATIVEGRRDELALRALGLTGPVIMASRRSALDLAEDAARSYREIILLTDWDRKGDEMARTIEQHLWSVGSRPDGEIRSRIKKLVRKEIKDVESLHRYMERMRYLYGP; from the coding sequence ATGAAGGGATCGGTCAGGGACAGAGAGCGAGAGGAGTGCAAGGAGAAGGGTACCTATGATCTGGAAGCCTTAGAAGAGCTGCTGGCTGCCCTGGTCGAGGCATCGGGCCAGGGGGCGGCGACCATCGTTGAGGGCAGGCGGGATGAACTGGCCCTGCGCGCCCTGGGCCTGACCGGGCCGGTGATCATGGCCTCGCGCCGATCGGCCCTCGACCTGGCCGAGGATGCTGCCCGGAGCTACCGGGAGATCATCCTACTCACCGATTGGGATCGCAAAGGGGATGAGATGGCCAGGACCATCGAGCAGCATCTGTGGTCGGTGGGTTCCCGTCCCGATGGGGAGATCCGCTCTCGCATCAAGAAGCTGGTCCGAAAGGAGATTAAGGACGTGGAAAGCCTGCATCGTTACATGGAAAGGATGAGGTATCTGTATGGCCCTTAG
- a CDS encoding DUF167 domain-containing protein — protein sequence MDYAEALDSHPLGCIIRFEVVPGSSRLAVPSGFNPWRRSLEARLTEKPSRGRANRQLVEELARILGVDESGIEVIKGEKSGRKLLLVKGIEKDRAVLILKPLLDQ from the coding sequence ATGGACTATGCTGAGGCACTCGATTCTCATCCTCTGGGATGTATCATCCGCTTTGAAGTGGTGCCTGGCTCATCCCGGCTGGCCGTTCCCTCGGGCTTTAATCCCTGGAGGAGGTCTTTAGAGGCCCGGCTGACTGAAAAGCCATCTCGAGGCAGGGCAAACCGCCAGCTGGTCGAGGAGCTGGCAAGGATTTTGGGCGTGGACGAATCCGGAATCGAGGTGATTAAAGGAGAGAAGAGCGGTCGAAAGCTTCTGCTGGTTAAGGGAATAGAGAAGGATAGAGCGGTCTTAATCCTCAAGCCTCTGCTGGATCAATAG
- a CDS encoding phosphoribosylaminoimidazolecarboxamide formyltransferase: MKIKQVVVLAGKDHIDCSISSGLEQLGLQMCECFSPQDHKEDCLLVCDQDYADTSIGSALIRQAMERGCAVLLHNSNCPSVLEEIRSTGDLSQKTRDMLEARVLYRCLQKDIQRLASLQPEADGLPNYVASAYEKVQDLRYGENWHQRAALYTNDQGLGLPAARKLNGREMSYNNMVDAETVLEMLIDLSDYDGEACNRPLSVIVKHANPCGVAYGTSLDEAYRLSFATDPKSAFGGVIGFNRMVDVKTAQCIGDSFVEVLLAPGYEAEALRLLTEKKPNRRILDIGDLLQRKSELYRGYYKKTIFGGMMLQDFDTGDIKEWRVVTRRAPTDSEARALRFAWKIAKYVKSNALVYTTENQTIGIGSGQVSRVDSARFGAEKAEEHGLSTNGTVAATDSFFPFRDGLDQAFLAGATAVIHPGGSIRDSEVIDAANEHDMAMVFTGMRHFRH, translated from the coding sequence ATGAAGATCAAACAGGTCGTCGTACTGGCAGGCAAGGACCACATTGATTGCTCCATTTCCTCGGGCTTAGAGCAGCTTGGCCTGCAGATGTGCGAATGCTTTTCTCCCCAAGATCATAAAGAAGATTGTCTCCTGGTATGCGATCAGGATTATGCGGATACCTCGATTGGCTCTGCCCTCATCAGGCAGGCGATGGAAAGAGGCTGTGCGGTGCTATTGCATAACTCGAATTGCCCCTCCGTCTTGGAGGAGATCAGGAGTACGGGCGACCTCTCCCAGAAGACGAGAGACATGCTGGAGGCTCGGGTGCTGTACCGGTGCCTGCAGAAGGATATCCAGAGGCTGGCCAGCCTTCAGCCTGAAGCAGACGGCCTGCCAAATTACGTAGCGTCTGCCTATGAGAAGGTGCAGGACCTGCGCTATGGAGAGAACTGGCATCAAAGGGCTGCTCTTTACACAAATGACCAGGGTCTGGGGCTGCCCGCCGCCCGGAAGCTGAACGGCCGAGAGATGTCCTACAATAATATGGTCGATGCAGAAACGGTCTTGGAGATGCTCATCGACCTCTCGGATTACGATGGGGAAGCCTGCAATAGGCCACTCTCTGTCATTGTAAAGCATGCCAATCCCTGCGGCGTGGCCTATGGCACAAGCCTTGATGAGGCCTACCGACTCTCCTTTGCCACCGATCCCAAGTCTGCATTCGGTGGGGTGATAGGTTTCAACAGGATGGTGGACGTGAAGACGGCCCAGTGCATAGGGGACAGCTTCGTTGAGGTTCTTCTCGCTCCGGGTTACGAGGCAGAGGCCTTGCGGCTCCTCACGGAGAAGAAGCCCAACCGCAGGATCCTGGACATAGGAGACCTGCTGCAAAGAAAGAGCGAACTGTACCGGGGATACTACAAAAAGACCATCTTCGGTGGTATGATGCTGCAGGATTTTGATACCGGCGACATCAAGGAGTGGAGGGTGGTGACCAGAAGAGCCCCCACAGACTCTGAGGCCCGGGCCCTCCGTTTTGCCTGGAAGATAGCCAAGTATGTCAAGTCCAATGCCCTGGTCTACACCACTGAGAATCAGACCATCGGCATAGGATCCGGCCAGGTTAGCCGGGTGGACTCCGCCCGCTTTGGGGCAGAGAAGGCGGAGGAGCACGGCCTGTCCACGAACGGAACTGTTGCTGCCACAGATTCCTTCTTCCCCTTCCGGGACGGCCTGGATCAGGCCTTCCTGGCAGGAGCGACCGCAGTGATTCATCCCGGCGGATCCATTCGGGACTCTGAGGTGATTGATGCCGCCAATGAGCATGATATGGCCATGGTCTTCACGGGCATGCGCCATTTCAGACATTAA
- a CDS encoding right-handed parallel beta-helix repeat-containing protein, whose protein sequence is MSMIWPWSSRACAISDIKICKGGKAWTGLLALLLFHSLLFSPASADRIQAGQDIQSAINSAQAGDIIAVGPGTYISITIDRPLTLIGEGRPVLNATQQNPAVVVKSDGVTIDGFEIYGVGKDTTAKFEYYMENREAARGQRLDMPNSAVVVEGSDLAIKNSSIYGAQAGIYALDAEGITLQDSTLDGCDTGLFLHGGRGLNVSGCSIVNCKKYGLDIEQSREIVVKNNSIIRNSNIGILLREGKWAEMDDNLISECTFGLSLWNASFNQVRRNQLDHNYYGILVTNWSSYNNITDNLLIDNSRGEIIDGFGIGLSLQENSCHNMVIGNVARGNYNGLEISKGCQFNAVYANNAAENKHGIRMNENRNNLIFGNNFQFNNINAYENQSCNIWNTTLGNYYSDYKGEDENKDGIGDVPYSLPGPESSSSDRMPSIRPFDEGRLERADIGELVEKYAIVEPKEEAVTAARLVEGVMVISHPQPSSPPQWKDSEPLDGSSSPFQEVNDF, encoded by the coding sequence ATGAGCATGATATGGCCATGGTCTTCACGGGCATGCGCCATTTCAGACATTAAAATCTGCAAAGGGGGGAAGGCGTGGACGGGCCTTCTTGCTCTGTTGCTGTTCCATTCTCTCCTGTTCAGCCCAGCCTCTGCCGATCGTATTCAAGCTGGCCAGGACATCCAGTCGGCGATAAACTCCGCTCAGGCGGGGGATATCATTGCAGTCGGCCCGGGGACATATATTTCCATCACCATTGACAGGCCATTGACCTTGATCGGCGAGGGCAGACCAGTGTTGAATGCTACCCAGCAGAATCCGGCGGTAGTGGTGAAGAGCGATGGGGTGACAATCGATGGCTTCGAGATCTACGGAGTGGGAAAGGACACCACCGCCAAGTTCGAATACTATATGGAAAACCGCGAGGCTGCCAGGGGCCAGCGCCTGGATATGCCCAACTCGGCAGTAGTAGTTGAGGGCAGCGACCTCGCCATTAAAAACAGCAGCATTTACGGAGCCCAGGCCGGGATTTATGCCCTGGATGCAGAGGGGATTACCCTCCAGGATTCCACATTGGATGGCTGCGATACGGGCCTATTCCTTCATGGTGGAAGGGGCCTTAATGTCTCAGGATGCAGCATAGTGAACTGCAAAAAATATGGGCTGGATATAGAGCAGTCAAGAGAAATAGTGGTAAAGAACAACAGCATCATAAGAAACTCAAATATTGGCATCCTCTTAAGAGAGGGGAAATGGGCAGAGATGGATGATAATCTGATATCGGAGTGCACCTTCGGCCTTTCCCTGTGGAATGCCTCATTCAATCAGGTGAGGAGAAACCAGCTCGACCATAACTATTACGGCATTCTGGTGACGAACTGGTCCAGCTACAATAACATCACCGACAACCTCCTAATCGACAATAGCAGAGGTGAGATCATCGATGGATTTGGCATCGGCTTGTCTTTGCAGGAGAACAGCTGCCATAACATGGTCATAGGAAATGTTGCCCGGGGCAACTACAATGGCCTGGAGATCTCCAAAGGCTGCCAGTTCAATGCCGTCTATGCCAATAATGCCGCTGAGAACAAGCACGGCATAAGGATGAATGAGAACCGGAATAACCTCATATTTGGAAATAATTTTCAGTTTAATAACATCAATGCCTATGAGAACCAGAGCTGCAATATCTGGAATACCACTCTGGGCAACTATTATAGCGATTATAAGGGTGAAGATGAGAACAAGGACGGCATAGGAGATGTGCCCTACTCCCTTCCCGGACCGGAATCCAGCTCATCCGACCGCATGCCTTCGATCCGTCCCTTCGATGAAGGAAGGCTGGAGCGGGCGGATATAGGGGAACTGGTAGAAAAATATGCCATCGTTGAGCCTAAGGAGGAGGCAGTGACTGCGGCCCGGCTGGTAGAAGGGGTTATGGTCATATCCCATCCCCAGCCCAGCTCTCCGCCCCAGTGGAAGGACTCTGAACCTCTGGATGGGAGCAGTTCTCCCTTCCAGGAAGTGAATGATTTTTAG
- a CDS encoding tRNA (guanine(10)-N(2))-dimethyltransferase, giving the protein MTLHTEGSITFEATGAFFNPRMQLNRDIGVAMTKALGISEYLDALSASGIRGMRVAAEAGTEKVTLNDFDPRAVQVMRRNVARNQLDCVVSEKNANVLMHQEHFQAVDLDPFGSPSPYISAASRSARSYLFITATDTAPLCGAHLKSGIRKYMAVPLCTDYHREMGARILLGLAARELARLDKGTEPLLTHVTDHYVRTYLRVVKGAEAADRSLQSLGYLEHCNSCGSFETLRLLHPVGICRHCRSRTALAGPLWLGKIQDPDVITSALVAGDLGPRAKKILSTCAKEVDVPMYYDHHCICEKLRITPGKIEDVISRLKSLGHQASRTHFTGLGIKTNATLPELEEVLRENNI; this is encoded by the coding sequence ATGACTCTCCATACGGAAGGCTCAATCACATTCGAAGCCACGGGGGCCTTTTTCAATCCCCGGATGCAACTCAATCGGGATATAGGGGTAGCCATGACCAAAGCCCTGGGCATCAGCGAGTATCTTGATGCCCTCTCCGCCAGCGGTATTCGGGGGATGAGAGTGGCAGCAGAGGCAGGGACGGAGAAGGTGACTCTCAATGATTTCGATCCCCGGGCGGTTCAGGTGATGCGAAGGAATGTGGCCCGAAATCAGCTGGACTGCGTTGTCAGCGAAAAAAACGCCAATGTCCTGATGCACCAGGAGCACTTTCAGGCGGTAGACCTGGATCCATTCGGCTCTCCCTCCCCCTATATCTCTGCTGCCAGCAGATCTGCCCGCTCATACCTCTTCATCACCGCTACAGATACCGCACCTCTCTGCGGCGCTCATCTGAAAAGCGGCATCCGAAAATATATGGCTGTTCCCCTGTGCACCGACTATCACCGGGAGATGGGGGCCCGAATCCTTCTTGGACTGGCGGCGCGCGAGCTGGCCCGGCTGGACAAGGGTACAGAGCCGTTGCTCACCCACGTCACCGATCACTATGTGCGCACCTACCTTCGAGTGGTCAAAGGGGCCGAAGCAGCAGACAGATCATTGCAGTCCCTGGGATATTTGGAGCACTGCAATAGCTGCGGAAGCTTTGAGACTCTCAGGTTGTTGCATCCTGTGGGTATATGCCGCCACTGTCGTTCCAGAACCGCCCTGGCCGGGCCCCTATGGCTGGGCAAAATACAGGATCCAGATGTCATTACCAGCGCCCTGGTAGCGGGGGATCTTGGCCCCAGAGCCAAAAAGATACTCAGCACCTGCGCGAAGGAGGTGGATGTGCCCATGTACTATGACCATCATTGCATCTGTGAGAAGCTCAGAATCACTCCCGGCAAGATTGAGGATGTCATATCGAGGTTGAAGTCCCTGGGTCATCAGGCCTCACGTACTCATTTCACCGGCCTTGGCATAAAGACCAATGCCACCCTTCCCGAGCTGGAGGAGGTTTTGAGAGAGAACAATATTTGA